The following is a genomic window from Streptomyces lincolnensis.
TACCGAGCAGGTCGCCCTGCTGGCCCGGTCATTGCTGAACGGAGATCCTATTGCGGCGGAACTCGCCGAGGCCCTCGACATGGAACTGCCGGATCACTGCGCGGTGACGGTGTTCCGGCTACCGGACCGGCCCACCGTCGATCGTTTCCTGGAAAACGAGATCGAGGCGCTGGTGAAGAGCCACGGGGCGCCGGTCATGTGGGGACCGGAGGGCGGCGACGGGAGCGGTGAGCTGATCGCCCTGTTCCCCCTGTCTCCCCTGTCCCTCCTGTCCTCCCTGCCCTCCGGCGCCGGGGCAGCGCAGAATCCACCGCCGCGGGCCGTCGCCGACCTTCTGCCCGACCTCGTCCCCGGCCATCTGCCGGATCTCGTCGGGGACTTCGCCCGCGCCCTCGGCCGCCCCTGCGCCGTCGGCACGGCCACCGCGCCACTGCCGGAGCTGGCCGACGCGCTGGACCGCGCCCGGCGGATCAGCCGGGCGGCTCCAGTGCGCCGCGCGTCCGCCCGGCTGCGGCCGCACACCCTGGCGGACGTGTTCGTCGAACTCGCCGTAGCGGACGTGCCGTTCGTCGACGACTGGCTCCGCACCGTGGCCCGCCGCCTGGAGCCCGGCCCCGACCTCCTGTCCACCCTCGACGCGTACTACCGCCACGACATGCACCGCGGTGCCACGGCGAGGGCCCTCAACGTCCACACCCGCACCCTGGACTACCGCCTGCGCCGGGTCCGCGAGCTCACCGGCATCGACCCCGGCTCGACCCGCGGCGTCCGCACACTCAGCGCGGTCGTGACCCGGCACTTGTCGGGAACGTGACGACGGGGGCCGGGGCTGTCCGCCGGACCGAGCCTAGGGCAGGGCTTAGGACGGGACAGGCGCGCCGGTGTCCGGCTCGTCCGCCCCCGGGTCCTGGGAGGGTTCGCTGAGCTGCTCACGTACATAGCCCCAGCCCACCGCGATCAGCGCGGCGACCGGTACGGCGAGCAGGCTGCCCACGATGCCGGCGAGACTGCCGCCCAACGTCACCGCCAGCAGGATCACGGCCGCGTGGAGGCCGAGCCCACGACTTTGGATCATGGGCTGGAACACGTTGCCCTCAAGCTGCTGCACCACCACGATGATGGCCAGCACGATCAGCGCGTCCGTCAGGCCGTTGGAGACCAGCGCGATGAGAACCGCGACGAAACCGGCGAACAGAGCACCGATGATCGGCACGAACGCGGAGACGAAGGTCAGTACGGCCAGCGGGAGCACCAGCGGTACCCCCAGAAT
Proteins encoded in this region:
- a CDS encoding PucR family transcriptional regulator, encoding MGSLFAELARQASTNARREVETYTREIPEFGFLDKDPRARAETLEHAMWLRRRTVELSPDNSELSKDDLDYIASMGELRAGAGMSLDSRQRVLRVHTALMLREINEATDAQRGGGVDELMRMMTWFAPQGERGIGAYRQGFVRVLRRRIPYTEQVALLARSLLNGDPIAAELAEALDMELPDHCAVTVFRLPDRPTVDRFLENEIEALVKSHGAPVMWGPEGGDGSGELIALFPLSPLSLLSSLPSGAGAAQNPPPRAVADLLPDLVPGHLPDLVGDFARALGRPCAVGTATAPLPELADALDRARRISRAAPVRRASARLRPHTLADVFVELAVADVPFVDDWLRTVARRLEPGPDLLSTLDAYYRHDMHRGATARALNVHTRTLDYRLRRVRELTGIDPGSTRGVRTLSAVVTRHLSGT